In a single window of the Orbaceae bacterium lpD04 genome:
- a CDS encoding DUF6506 family protein, with translation MSDIFKAAFIFVAPAADSKKHMSRVKTDKFHVKMLAVHDYHQGCMIIDDLYPEG, from the coding sequence ATGTCTGATATTTTTAAAGCTGCCTTTATTTTTGTTGCGCCGGCTGCTGATTCTAAAAAGCACATGTCTAGGGTAAAGACAGACAAGTTTCACGTTAAAATGCTCGCAGTGCATGATTATCATCAAGGCTGTATGATAATTGATGATTTATATCCCGAAGGTTGA